Below is a genomic region from Verrucomicrobiota bacterium.
AGTGCTTAGCAGATGTAGATCTTGTAGGCTATGGGAATGCAGCTCGCGTCGTTGTGGAAAAGCCATTTGGTAAAGACTATAACTCGGCTCAAGCTTTAGTTAAGGAATTACAGAATTCACTCGATGAATCTTCTATCTACAGGATTGACCATTATTTGGGAAAAGAGACCGTGCAAAACATGCTCTACCTGCGCTTTGCTAACTCTATCTACGAGCCCATCTGGCACAGAAATTTTGTGGATCATATTCAGATTACAGTAGCTGAAAAAGAAGGTGTAGGAACTCGTGGTGGGTATTATGACGGAGTTGGAGCCCTTTGTGATATGGTGCAAAACCATTTGATGCAACTTCTTACCATTACCGCTATGGAGCCACCTGGGTCTCTTCATTCAGAAGCCATCCGCGACGAAAAAGTGAAAGTCTTGAGCTCTATTCCTATTCCCAAGGTAGAAACGATTTCCGACTCTGTTGTGAGGGCACAATATGAAGGATACCGACTCACTGACCGGGTTGACCCTGCTTCTCTTACCGAGACTTACGTCTCACTCAAACTCACCATTGATAATTGGCGCTGGGCTGGAGTCCCCTTCTACTTGCGCACAGGCAAAAGCCTTGCTACCCGGGCCAGTGAAATTGTGGTCGTATTCAAACGACCTCCTAAAGCCTTGTTCGAAGATTCACCTGGCAGCTTACAGCGCAATCGCTTACATATTCGGCTTCAGCCGGATGAAGGCGTTCATTTGACTTTCAATGCCAAAAGGCCAGGTAAAAGCGAAGTG
It encodes:
- the zwf gene encoding glucose-6-phosphate dehydrogenase, which translates into the protein MASNHTKSKIKATPFTLVIFGASGDLTSRKLVPALFGLYKEGFLPDQFKIIGFARREKSDDSFRNEMLEGTQKFSRFAPVDEDEWKEFSQHVCYHQGNFDDLEAYKGLSTRLAGLQKEGIEQNLFYLSTAPSFFGLVTKCLADVDLVGYGNAARVVVEKPFGKDYNSAQALVKELQNSLDESSIYRIDHYLGKETVQNMLYLRFANSIYEPIWHRNFVDHIQITVAEKEGVGTRGGYYDGVGALCDMVQNHLMQLLTITAMEPPGSLHSEAIRDEKVKVLSSIPIPKVETISDSVVRAQYEGYRLTDRVDPASLTETYVSLKLTIDNWRWAGVPFYLRTGKSLATRASEIVVVFKRPPKALFEDSPGSLQRNRLHIRLQPDEGVHLTFNAKRPGKSEVGFVDMDFAYKSQFGSYSPEAYERLLHDFIMGDSTLFTRADEVLRAWEIIDAIRNNWSNLPMNLYHVGSWGPTESDMMLKQENNSWVPLDPRS